A genomic window from Methanomassiliicoccales archaeon includes:
- a CDS encoding nucleotidyltransferase domain-containing protein, protein MKRIGISFSEFHKKLAKGREFPPIIKVPILTISSWLFQGILYMDRTERVFKILLDILFFVPFYCLILLFNCGIPGILVSFAMAHTLNWVFNSHIFVLMKNLNLKKTEPERFNQYLERLQKRIKSERSIIWAGVFGSLARGEFKETSDLDVRLVRKPGLINGVRACFFAMRERVWATIGKFPLDIYVLDNIGTTNRHIDKNEIGKVIVLYDPCKILKGVI, encoded by the coding sequence ATGAAAAGAATCGGCATAAGTTTCAGTGAATTCCATAAAAAGTTGGCAAAAGGGAGGGAGTTTCCCCCGATTATTAAAGTGCCGATATTGACCATATCATCGTGGTTGTTTCAAGGAATCCTTTACATGGATCGCACTGAAAGAGTATTTAAAATACTGTTGGATATTCTGTTTTTCGTACCATTCTATTGTTTAATCTTGCTATTTAATTGCGGGATACCTGGGATACTTGTATCATTTGCAATGGCACATACTTTGAATTGGGTATTCAATAGTCATATATTTGTTTTAATGAAAAATTTGAATTTGAAAAAAACCGAACCTGAACGTTTCAATCAATATCTGGAAAGACTACAGAAAAGGATCAAAAGTGAACGTAGCATCATTTGGGCCGGAGTTTTTGGAAGCTTGGCTAGAGGTGAATTTAAAGAGACTTCGGATCTAGATGTTAGACTCGTAAGGAAGCCAGGATTAATTAATGGTGTGAGAGCGTGCTTTTTTGCGATGAGAGAGAGAGTATGGGCAACAATTGGTAAATTTCCACTTGACATTTATGTTTTGGATAACATAGGTACTACAAACAGACATATTGATAAGAATGAAATTGGAAAAGTGATAGTGCTGTATGATCCATGTAAAATTTTGAAAGGAGTGATTTAA